A genomic stretch from Acetobacter ascendens includes:
- a CDS encoding lipoprotein-releasing ABC transporter permease subunit yields the protein MFGPFERAVAGRYLRARRGERFVSVIAIFSLVGIALGVATLIIVMAVMNGFQADLMGRILGLNGDLTIYGQGRTISQYEDVARKVQSVPGVVSATPLVEGQVLLSAGAYNSGGMVHGLMPQGLKDLKAVSSSIIAGSLDDFGPDDSIVVGVTMAERAGLGIGSGLTLVSPDGAATAFGTVPRVRRYRVVAIFDAGVNDYNSSVVFLPMHAAQIYFQMPNKATQIQVMTKDAEHVRPVTLAIENAVGDPGLRVLDWTNANNALFGAVQVEQNVMFLILTLIILVAAFNVISSLIMMVKDKTADIAVLRTIGASRGAIMRIFLMCGAFVGVVGTLAGTALGVVFCMNIERIRQLLQKLTGTNLFNPEVYYLEHLPAKLVWGQVIEVIVMALGLSLLATLYPSWRAAKTDPVEALRHE from the coding sequence ATGTTCGGACCGTTTGAGCGGGCGGTGGCGGGCCGTTACCTCCGTGCGCGGCGAGGGGAACGGTTTGTATCAGTTATTGCCATTTTCTCGTTGGTTGGCATTGCCCTTGGTGTGGCAACGCTAATTATCGTTATGGCCGTGATGAACGGCTTTCAGGCCGACCTTATGGGGCGCATTCTGGGGTTGAATGGGGATCTGACCATTTATGGGCAGGGCCGCACAATCTCTCAGTATGAGGATGTTGCGCGTAAGGTTCAGTCTGTTCCGGGTGTGGTCAGCGCCACACCTTTGGTGGAAGGGCAGGTGCTGCTCAGCGCCGGAGCCTATAATTCTGGCGGTATGGTGCATGGTCTGATGCCTCAGGGGCTGAAAGACCTCAAAGCCGTCAGCTCTTCCATTATTGCAGGATCTCTGGACGATTTTGGCCCAGATGATTCTATCGTTGTGGGTGTTACAATGGCGGAACGGGCAGGGCTGGGCATTGGCTCCGGCCTTACCCTTGTTTCACCAGATGGCGCAGCCACTGCATTTGGCACTGTGCCGCGTGTGCGCAGGTACCGCGTGGTGGCAATTTTTGATGCCGGGGTGAATGACTACAACTCCAGCGTTGTGTTTTTGCCCATGCACGCAGCACAAATTTACTTTCAGATGCCAAACAAGGCCACGCAAATTCAGGTCATGACCAAGGATGCAGAGCATGTGCGCCCTGTTACCCTAGCCATTGAAAATGCGGTGGGGGACCCGGGCCTGCGCGTGCTGGATTGGACTAACGCCAACAATGCCCTGTTTGGCGCCGTGCAGGTGGAACAGAATGTGATGTTCCTTATCCTCACGCTTATTATTCTTGTGGCGGCTTTTAACGTTATTTCCTCCCTCATCATGATGGTGAAGGATAAAACAGCCGATATTGCCGTGCTGCGCACCATAGGAGCCAGCCGTGGCGCTATTATGCGCATTTTTCTAATGTGCGGTGCTTTTGTAGGGGTAGTGGGCACTTTGGCAGGCACAGCACTTGGTGTTGTGTTCTGCATGAATATTGAACGCATCCGCCAGCTTCTGCAAAAACTAACCGGCACGAACCTGTTCAACCCAGAAGTGTATTATCTGGAGCACCTGCCAGCAAAGCTAGTGTGGGGGCAGGTGATAGAGGTTATTGTTATGGCGCTAGGGCTTTCCCTTTTGGCAACGCTTTACCCTTCTTGGCGTGCAGCTAAAACAGATCCGGTAGAGGCTTTGCGGCATGAATAA
- the glmU gene encoding bifunctional UDP-N-acetylglucosamine diphosphorylase/glucosamine-1-phosphate N-acetyltransferase GlmU, with the protein MPELGLPHALMTSISAPRPATAVLLAAGLGTRMKSSRPKAMQSLGGRPMLAHLLANAAEVFDRLVVVIGPDMEEVAELAAPYPVVVQQERLGTAHAALQAESWFGDGDVAVLYADNPLISAETLNSLLEERRKPDVGLALLAMRPAEPARYGRVVAQDGNVKRIVEWADATSEERAIDLCNAGVLCADAVDFRRWLHNVRNDNAKGEYYLTDVVDLAVADNVQVRAVEAAEDELRGVNSRAELAQAEAALQTRLRNKAMENGVTLVAPETVFLSADTQIEADVLIEPNVFFGPGVTVQSGAVIRAFSHLEGCEVQANAIIGPYARIREGTTIGTSARVGNFVELKATTLGEGSKANHLTYLGNAEIGSRTNIGAGTITCNYDGMFKHTSTIGDKAFIGSDSILVAPVSIGDNALVAAGSVITQNVPDDALAFGRAQQVNKAEMGRLFKERLQAKKENG; encoded by the coding sequence ATGCCGGAGCTTGGCTTACCGCATGCTCTTATGACGTCTATTTCCGCACCACGTCCTGCCACGGCGGTTCTTCTGGCCGCCGGACTGGGCACCCGCATGAAATCTTCCCGCCCTAAAGCCATGCAATCTCTTGGTGGCCGACCAATGTTGGCACATCTGCTTGCCAACGCAGCGGAGGTATTTGACAGGCTGGTTGTTGTAATCGGCCCAGATATGGAAGAAGTTGCCGAATTGGCAGCCCCCTACCCTGTGGTTGTGCAGCAAGAACGCTTGGGCACAGCCCACGCTGCTTTGCAGGCCGAATCCTGGTTTGGTGATGGCGATGTAGCTGTTCTTTATGCAGATAATCCGCTGATTTCAGCAGAAACACTCAACAGCTTGTTGGAAGAACGCCGCAAGCCAGATGTGGGTTTGGCATTATTAGCCATGCGGCCAGCCGAGCCTGCACGTTATGGCCGCGTTGTTGCCCAAGATGGCAATGTAAAACGTATTGTGGAATGGGCAGACGCCACATCAGAAGAGCGCGCGATTGACCTGTGCAATGCCGGTGTATTGTGTGCTGATGCCGTAGATTTCCGTCGCTGGCTGCATAATGTGCGCAATGATAACGCCAAGGGCGAATATTATCTAACAGACGTGGTAGATCTGGCCGTAGCCGATAACGTGCAGGTGCGCGCGGTAGAAGCCGCAGAAGATGAGCTACGCGGCGTAAATTCCCGTGCAGAGCTCGCGCAGGCAGAAGCCGCCTTGCAAACACGCCTACGCAATAAAGCTATGGAAAATGGTGTAACATTGGTTGCGCCAGAAACTGTGTTTCTAAGTGCTGATACACAGATTGAAGCCGATGTATTGATAGAACCCAACGTGTTCTTTGGTCCGGGTGTCACTGTGCAAAGTGGGGCGGTTATTCGCGCCTTTAGCCACCTAGAAGGATGCGAAGTACAGGCCAATGCGATTATTGGCCCCTATGCGCGCATTCGGGAAGGCACCACCATTGGTACTTCTGCACGGGTGGGCAACTTTGTTGAACTCAAGGCTACAACGCTGGGCGAAGGTTCCAAAGCCAATCATCTTACATATCTGGGTAATGCCGAAATTGGCAGTCGCACCAATATTGGCGCAGGCACCATTACCTGCAACTATGATGGCATGTTCAAACACACCTCCACGATTGGAGACAAAGCCTTCATTGGTTCGGATTCCATTCTTGTGGCGCCCGTGAGCATTGGAGACAATGCTCTGGTAGCGGCAGGCAGTGTCATTACACAAAACGTGCCAGATGACGCTCTGGCTTTTGGCCGGGCACAGCAGGTGAATAAAGCGGAAATGGGCAGGCTTTTCAAAGAGCGCCTGCAAGCAAAAAAGGAAAACGGCTGA
- a CDS encoding glutathione peroxidase produces MNLTCIYDFKLPALNGSTLDLSAYRGKPVLVVNTASKCGFTPQYEGLQALWTQFQKAGLVVVGVPSNDFGQQEPGTSEEISSFCQVNYGVTFPMAARSPVKGPDAIPLFKWLDSELGFLARPRWNFFKYLTNRQGMPVAWFSSLTPPTSGRVRHAVETALKS; encoded by the coding sequence ATGAACTTGACCTGTATATATGATTTTAAACTCCCCGCCCTAAATGGAAGCACCCTTGATCTGAGCGCTTATCGGGGGAAACCTGTTTTGGTAGTAAACACTGCATCTAAATGCGGATTTACCCCGCAATATGAAGGCTTACAGGCTTTGTGGACACAGTTCCAAAAAGCCGGGCTGGTTGTTGTGGGGGTGCCAAGCAATGATTTTGGCCAGCAGGAACCCGGCACTTCGGAGGAGATTTCCTCCTTCTGCCAAGTCAATTACGGGGTCACCTTCCCTATGGCAGCACGCAGCCCTGTAAAAGGGCCTGATGCTATTCCGCTCTTTAAATGGCTGGATAGTGAGTTGGGTTTTCTGGCACGGCCACGGTGGAACTTCTTTAAGTATCTCACCAACCGTCAGGGCATGCCGGTTGCATGGTTTAGCAGCCTAACCCCACCTACATCCGGGCGTGTCAGGCATGCTGTGGAAACCGCTCTCAAATCGTAA
- a CDS encoding DUF3108 domain-containing protein, which produces MSFLHLLFKHRFVKASAISLLLGAGGVLATPYASAVSAPQTVVRYFVYAHGLHVMTINSAYRLSGNQYSVAAQSKTGGLLQLFMKTNINLRAQGHFYDNGMPEPESYESAGWSRGKNRHLSIAYKQDIPDVQTMEPVETDREQILPDERKGAVDNVAILMVLLHKVQEGQGCGNGAVKVFDGVRLSTLQVQTEGVQPLPDGASKDWGEDGLRCNFVAQQIKGFKLSSADRKARKPQQGRVWFENIPQIGMVATRIEVDSPKIGHIMVELEGKPQQQP; this is translated from the coding sequence ATGTCTTTTTTGCATCTGTTATTTAAGCATCGTTTTGTCAAAGCCAGTGCCATAAGTCTGTTGCTTGGGGCCGGAGGGGTGCTGGCAACACCATATGCGAGCGCGGTTTCTGCCCCGCAAACAGTGGTGCGTTATTTTGTGTATGCACATGGCCTGCATGTTATGACCATTAACAGCGCTTATCGCCTAAGCGGGAACCAATATAGCGTAGCAGCCCAAAGCAAGACGGGCGGATTGCTCCAGCTTTTCATGAAAACCAATATCAACCTGCGTGCGCAGGGCCATTTTTACGATAACGGCATGCCCGAACCAGAAAGCTATGAAAGTGCAGGCTGGTCTCGTGGTAAAAACAGGCATCTATCCATTGCCTATAAACAGGACATACCGGATGTGCAGACAATGGAGCCAGTAGAAACCGATCGCGAACAGATTTTGCCAGATGAGCGCAAAGGCGCGGTAGATAATGTGGCTATCCTAATGGTGCTTTTGCACAAGGTGCAGGAAGGGCAGGGCTGCGGCAATGGCGCGGTTAAGGTGTTTGATGGTGTACGCTTAAGCACATTGCAGGTGCAAACAGAAGGCGTTCAGCCTTTGCCAGATGGCGCATCAAAAGATTGGGGAGAAGATGGCTTACGCTGCAATTTTGTGGCGCAGCAAATCAAGGGCTTCAAATTGTCCAGCGCAGATCGCAAAGCCAGAAAGCCGCAACAGGGGCGTGTCTGGTTTGAGAACATTCCCCAGATCGGCATGGTGGCAACCAGAATAGAGGTGGATAGCCCCAAAATTGGTCACATTATGGTGGAGCTGGAGGGGAAACCCCAGCAGCAGCCCTAA
- a CDS encoding ribonuclease J has translation MTEQNGDLAFLPLGGTGEIGMNLNLYRLGDTWLAIDCGIGFSGNDTPEAEILVPDPSFIVERRDKLAGLVITHAHEDHIGAVAHVWPMLQCPVYLTPFAAAVLRRKLAEARITDVPIHVIQPGARFDVGPFDIEFVPVTHSVPEAQSMVLRTPSGIVVHTGDWKFDPDPLVGPATDLNRLAEIGREGVLALVCDSTNVMKPGPSRSESEVRRSMTELVASLKGRIAVTCFASNVARVETIAMAAQAAGRTVVLVGRSLRNLDTAARDCGYLSGVLPFLTEQDVNDVPDDQILLIITGSQGEPRSALSRIAMDTHPNIALGEGDTVIYSSRMIPGNERAIMAVQDNLSRRGVRVITDREHFVHVSGHATGGDVQKMYELLKPQHVVPVHGEWRHLTAQAALAQEMGIAPVLLEDGDILRLSPGKLEVVDTAPTGRLALDGNRLLPMNGGVLAARRKMLFNGMVIGSFAVDEEGFVIGEPKVSAPGLLDPDDLESVRVREEFANALDIIPDELRGDDVSFREAAKTALRRALGRKLQKRPLVDVHVLRV, from the coding sequence ATGACAGAACAGAACGGCGATCTAGCCTTTTTGCCTTTGGGCGGAACGGGCGAGATTGGCATGAACCTCAACCTTTATCGGTTGGGAGATACGTGGCTGGCAATAGATTGTGGCATTGGGTTTAGTGGCAATGATACGCCAGAAGCCGAAATTCTGGTGCCAGACCCAAGCTTTATTGTAGAGCGCAGGGATAAGCTGGCCGGCTTGGTTATTACCCATGCGCATGAAGACCATATTGGTGCTGTGGCCCATGTGTGGCCCATGTTGCAATGCCCTGTATATCTTACGCCTTTTGCCGCTGCTGTTCTGCGCCGCAAACTGGCTGAAGCCCGCATTACTGATGTGCCCATTCACGTCATCCAGCCCGGTGCACGGTTTGATGTAGGGCCATTTGATATTGAATTTGTGCCGGTAACGCATTCTGTGCCAGAGGCGCAGTCCATGGTTCTGCGTACGCCCTCCGGCATTGTGGTGCACACGGGGGACTGGAAGTTTGACCCAGACCCGTTGGTGGGGCCTGCAACAGATCTGAACAGGCTGGCCGAAATTGGCCGTGAAGGTGTTCTGGCGCTGGTGTGTGACAGCACCAATGTGATGAAGCCGGGGCCGTCTCGCTCAGAATCCGAAGTGCGCCGCAGCATGACGGAACTGGTGGCAAGCCTTAAGGGCCGCATCGCCGTTACATGCTTTGCTTCTAACGTGGCGCGTGTTGAAACCATTGCTATGGCGGCACAGGCTGCTGGGCGTACAGTGGTTTTGGTTGGGCGTTCTCTGCGCAATTTGGATACTGCTGCGCGGGATTGCGGCTATCTGTCTGGCGTTCTGCCATTCCTGACAGAGCAGGATGTAAACGATGTGCCAGATGATCAGATTTTGCTGATCATTACCGGTAGTCAGGGTGAACCTCGTTCTGCTCTTTCTCGCATTGCCATGGATACCCACCCCAATATTGCTTTGGGCGAAGGGGATACGGTTATTTATTCTAGCCGTATGATTCCGGGCAACGAGCGTGCGATTATGGCGGTGCAGGATAACCTTTCACGCCGCGGCGTGCGGGTGATTACAGACCGTGAGCATTTTGTGCATGTGTCTGGCCACGCAACGGGTGGCGATGTGCAGAAAATGTACGAACTGCTCAAGCCGCAGCATGTCGTGCCGGTGCATGGTGAATGGCGCCATCTGACAGCACAGGCTGCATTGGCGCAGGAAATGGGTATTGCTCCGGTTCTGCTGGAAGATGGTGATATCCTGCGCCTTTCTCCGGGTAAGCTGGAAGTGGTGGATACAGCTCCGACAGGCCGTCTGGCACTGGACGGTAACCGTCTGTTGCCCATGAACGGAGGGGTGCTGGCTGCACGCCGCAAGATGCTGTTCAACGGCATGGTTATTGGCAGCTTTGCAGTGGATGAAGAAGGCTTTGTGATTGGTGAGCCAAAGGTGAGCGCACCGGGCCTGCTTGATCCAGATGATCTGGAAAGCGTGCGTGTGCGCGAAGAATTCGCTAACGCGTTGGATATTATTCCAGATGAACTGCGTGGGGATGATGTTTCCTTCCGTGAGGCGGCTAAAACGGCCCTGCGGCGCGCATTAGGGCGCAAGCTGCAAAAGCGCCCGTTGGTGGATGTTCACGTACTGCGTGTCTGA
- the proS gene encoding proline--tRNA ligase: protein MRLSRSFLPTLKENPAEAQIVSHRLMLRAGLIRQTASGIYAWLPAGLKVLRNISQIVREEQDRVGAQEVLMPTLQSADLWKRSGRYDAYGPEMLRIQDRHKRELLYGPTNEEMITDLFGQTVKSYKDLPQVLYHIQWKFRDEMRPRFGVMRGREFLMKDAYSFDLDYESAVATYRRMLLAYLRTFQRLGVRAVPMRADTGPIGGELSHEFLILAPTGESGVFYDAALEEQDWLDEPVDTNSPVALEAFFNRVTTPYAATDEMHDEAGWQAVPAERQREGRGVEVGHIFYFGDKYTRSMDVSVSGPDGNQLYPEMGSYGIGVSRLAGAIIEACHDDNGIIWPDAVAPFRAVILNLKNGDELCDAICERIYSTNEEAFLYDDRAERAGVKFADADLMGHPWQIVVGPRGAKEGKVELKRRATGERHEVSVDDALALVLAG from the coding sequence ATGCGTCTTTCGCGCAGCTTTCTTCCCACTCTCAAGGAAAATCCGGCAGAAGCCCAGATTGTCTCGCACCGGCTTATGCTGCGGGCGGGGCTTATCCGCCAGACGGCATCTGGCATTTATGCGTGGCTGCCAGCGGGGCTGAAAGTGTTGCGCAATATCAGCCAGATCGTGCGGGAAGAGCAGGATCGGGTAGGCGCGCAGGAAGTGCTGATGCCAACTTTGCAATCAGCCGATTTGTGGAAGCGTTCTGGCCGGTATGATGCCTATGGCCCGGAAATGCTGCGTATTCAGGATCGCCACAAGCGCGAACTGCTTTACGGGCCGACCAATGAGGAAATGATTACGGATCTATTTGGCCAGACCGTAAAATCCTACAAGGATCTGCCGCAGGTTCTGTATCATATCCAGTGGAAATTCCGTGATGAAATGCGCCCCCGCTTTGGGGTGATGCGCGGCCGTGAGTTTCTGATGAAAGATGCTTACAGCTTTGATCTGGACTACGAATCTGCCGTTGCAACCTACCGTCGTATGCTGTTGGCTTACCTGCGCACGTTCCAGCGCTTGGGTGTGCGGGCTGTGCCCATGCGGGCCGATACCGGGCCGATTGGTGGTGAACTGAGCCATGAGTTCCTGATTCTGGCCCCTACGGGGGAAAGTGGCGTGTTTTACGATGCTGCGCTGGAAGAACAGGATTGGTTAGATGAACCGGTTGATACCAATAGCCCCGTTGCGCTGGAAGCCTTCTTCAACCGTGTGACAACGCCTTACGCGGCAACGGATGAAATGCATGATGAGGCCGGATGGCAAGCTGTGCCAGCAGAACGCCAGCGCGAAGGCCGCGGTGTAGAAGTTGGCCATATCTTCTATTTTGGTGATAAATACACCCGCTCCATGGATGTAAGCGTAAGCGGCCCGGACGGAAACCAGCTTTATCCGGAAATGGGTTCTTACGGCATTGGGGTTTCCCGCCTTGCCGGTGCAATTATTGAAGCCTGCCACGATGATAACGGCATTATCTGGCCGGATGCCGTTGCACCCTTCCGTGCAGTTATCCTGAATCTGAAAAACGGCGATGAACTGTGTGATGCCATTTGCGAGCGCATCTACAGCACGAATGAAGAAGCCTTCCTGTATGATGATCGTGCAGAACGCGCTGGCGTAAAGTTTGCAGATGCAGACCTTATGGGCCATCCGTGGCAGATTGTTGTAGGCCCGCGTGGTGCCAAGGAAGGCAAGGTGGAACTGAAGCGTCGTGCCACCGGTGAACGCCATGAGGTAAGCGTGGATGACGCGCTGGCTCTGGTTCTGGCAGGCTGA
- a CDS encoding ABC transporter ATP-binding protein, protein MNNQPVLSLKHVRKAYRSGDEGVLPVLQDINFSLHAGEIVGLVAPSGTGKSTLLHLAGLLDTPDAGEIVIAGQITTAMADAGRTAMRRDRIGFVYQFHHLLGEFTAKENVVLPQMIAGVGKAQARRKAEELLRMFGLAHRVNHLPGKLSGGEQQRVAIARALANDPALLLADEPTGNLDVHTADSVFSQLLDVVRQKGLAVLVATHNRELLPRMDRVVTMQEGRLVPADFNGDPLPASAG, encoded by the coding sequence ATGAATAATCAGCCAGTTTTAAGCCTGAAGCACGTTCGCAAAGCTTATCGCAGTGGAGATGAAGGTGTTCTGCCGGTTTTGCAGGATATAAATTTTTCCCTGCATGCCGGTGAAATTGTGGGGCTGGTTGCGCCATCAGGCACGGGTAAATCAACTTTACTGCATCTGGCTGGCTTGTTGGATACGCCAGATGCAGGCGAGATTGTTATTGCTGGCCAGATTACCACAGCCATGGCAGATGCCGGGCGCACAGCTATGCGACGAGATCGGATAGGCTTTGTCTACCAGTTTCACCATCTGCTGGGTGAATTTACCGCCAAGGAAAACGTGGTGCTCCCGCAGATGATTGCGGGTGTAGGAAAAGCACAAGCGCGCCGTAAAGCAGAAGAGCTTCTGCGCATGTTTGGCTTGGCGCACCGTGTAAACCATTTACCGGGCAAGCTTTCAGGTGGTGAGCAGCAGCGTGTTGCCATTGCACGCGCTTTGGCAAATGATCCCGCGCTGCTGTTAGCTGATGAACCTACCGGCAATCTGGATGTGCATACGGCAGATAGCGTATTTTCTCAGTTGCTTGATGTGGTACGCCAAAAAGGGCTCGCGGTTTTGGTGGCAACCCATAACCGCGAACTGCTGCCCCGTATGGATAGGGTTGTGACGATGCAGGAAGGCAGGCTGGTTCCTGCCGATTTTAACGGCGATCCACTACCTGCCTCTGCGGGTTAA
- a CDS encoding IclR family transcriptional regulator, whose protein sequence is MSKSQDTVPALRRAVRILDMVKASIRPPLAADVARQLDLPRSTVHGLLAVMVELGLLEKNASQGYRLGTRLLDWAGDVTEKRDLVTEFYHVLENRADLDAFTVTLTMLEGAEVVYVACRNSATVLGASFRVGMRLPAIFTATGNAMLAGMDDTSFREWLTLNPVSTWSEPLTPNGICSVTTLVREIAEIRDRGYAVDDEQVHEGLWCFAASIKDHSGQTVAGIGISLPQTELSRFTVAQLGNMAAGLAQAVSIRLGYRGERQDFS, encoded by the coding sequence ATGTCCAAATCGCAGGACACGGTTCCCGCATTGCGGCGGGCCGTTCGTATTCTTGATATGGTGAAGGCTTCCATTAGGCCACCTCTGGCCGCAGATGTGGCGCGCCAGCTTGATTTGCCGCGCAGCACGGTACATGGCCTGCTAGCAGTTATGGTAGAACTGGGGCTGCTGGAGAAAAATGCATCTCAGGGCTACAGACTAGGCACGCGCCTGTTAGACTGGGCCGGAGATGTGACAGAAAAGCGGGATCTGGTAACGGAATTCTACCACGTGCTGGAGAATCGTGCCGATCTGGATGCCTTTACAGTAACGTTAACCATGCTGGAGGGGGCGGAGGTTGTGTACGTGGCCTGCCGCAATAGCGCTACAGTTCTTGGAGCATCTTTTAGGGTGGGAATGCGCTTGCCTGCCATATTTACGGCCACAGGTAATGCCATGCTAGCTGGTATGGATGATACGTCTTTCAGAGAATGGCTGACCCTTAATCCTGTTTCCACATGGTCAGAACCACTTACGCCTAACGGTATTTGTTCCGTAACGACATTGGTGCGTGAAATCGCAGAAATTCGTGACAGAGGATACGCAGTGGATGATGAACAGGTGCATGAAGGGCTGTGGTGCTTTGCAGCCTCTATAAAAGATCATTCCGGGCAGACTGTAGCTGGTATTGGCATCAGCCTGCCCCAAACAGAATTAAGCCGTTTCACGGTTGCGCAATTGGGCAATATGGCTGCGGGGTTGGCGCAGGCTGTTTCTATCCGTTTGGGTTATCGTGGGGAACGGCAGGATTTTTCCTGA
- the glmS gene encoding glutamine--fructose-6-phosphate transaminase (isomerizing), with product MCGICGVVGRRHATPIVFEGLRRLEYRGYDSAGIATLVDGRVERRRAAGKLDNLAALLKESPLPGTTGIGHTRWATHGAPTACNAHPHGTERVAIVHNGIIENFETLRRELEAAGQVFETETDSETIALLVDYHLQQGLEPKEAALRALRRLEGAYAVAIIFACHEGLMIGACHSAPLAVGFGDDEMFLGSDSLALAPLTRRIAYMEDGDCVVITPKGAEFMNFEGAPVERTIQLTALAAGSIGKDGYRHYMEKELHEHPLVIGQTLQRMVDPASRRVILPELPFNLAEVPRAVITACGSAFFAGMIGRYWLEEIARLPVDIDVASEMRYRNPPLTEGSLGLLISQSGETADTLAALRSLREKAIHIVSVLNVEHSTMARESDVVLGTVAGPEISVASTKAFTAQLTVLACLTIATARARGKLDTLAEEHLVSALLDLPSRAAEVFNQTDAIRAMAQVVVEARDVLYLGRGSMFPVAMEGALKLKEISYIHAEAYAAGEMKHGPISLIDRTVPIVATVPSNALFEKTLSNLQEAKARGGRLLVFTDTKGAERVSAIAEQMVVLPHVHDFVAPILQTIPVQMLAYEVAVLKGTDVDQPRNLAKSVTVE from the coding sequence ATGTGTGGGATCTGCGGCGTTGTTGGCCGAAGGCATGCCACCCCTATTGTTTTTGAAGGCCTGCGCCGGTTGGAATATCGGGGCTATGATTCCGCAGGTATTGCCACGTTAGTAGATGGGCGTGTTGAACGCCGCCGCGCAGCAGGCAAGCTGGACAACCTTGCTGCACTCCTTAAAGAATCCCCTCTGCCCGGCACCACTGGCATTGGCCATACACGCTGGGCCACACATGGTGCCCCCACTGCGTGCAATGCCCACCCTCATGGTACCGAGCGTGTGGCCATTGTGCACAATGGCATTATCGAAAATTTTGAAACCCTGCGCCGTGAGCTAGAAGCCGCTGGGCAGGTTTTTGAAACAGAAACCGATAGTGAAACCATCGCCCTGCTGGTGGACTACCACCTACAGCAGGGGCTGGAACCCAAGGAAGCCGCCCTGCGCGCGCTGCGTCGCTTGGAAGGTGCATACGCCGTTGCCATAATTTTTGCCTGCCACGAAGGGCTGATGATTGGCGCATGCCACAGCGCCCCTCTGGCTGTGGGTTTTGGCGACGATGAAATGTTTCTGGGCTCCGATTCACTAGCTCTGGCACCGCTGACCCGCCGCATCGCCTACATGGAAGATGGGGATTGCGTTGTTATCACCCCCAAGGGCGCTGAGTTCATGAATTTTGAAGGTGCGCCTGTTGAACGCACCATCCAGCTTACCGCTCTGGCGGCCGGTTCCATCGGCAAAGATGGTTACCGCCATTACATGGAAAAAGAGCTGCACGAACACCCACTGGTGATCGGCCAGACCTTGCAGCGGATGGTAGATCCGGCTTCTCGCCGCGTTATTTTGCCCGAGCTACCTTTTAACCTGGCAGAAGTGCCCCGTGCAGTTATTACCGCCTGTGGGTCCGCCTTTTTTGCTGGCATGATTGGCCGCTACTGGCTGGAAGAAATTGCCCGCTTACCCGTGGATATTGATGTTGCCAGCGAGATGCGTTACCGCAACCCGCCGCTAACAGAAGGATCCTTAGGGCTGTTGATTTCTCAATCTGGGGAAACCGCAGATACACTGGCGGCCCTGCGCAGCCTGCGTGAAAAAGCAATCCACATTGTTTCCGTGCTGAATGTTGAGCACAGCACCATGGCGCGGGAAAGCGATGTTGTGCTGGGCACTGTGGCTGGTCCGGAAATTTCTGTGGCATCTACCAAGGCCTTTACAGCTCAATTAACCGTATTGGCGTGCCTGACCATTGCCACAGCCCGCGCACGCGGCAAACTAGATACACTGGCAGAAGAACATCTGGTGAGTGCTCTGTTGGACCTCCCCAGCCGTGCAGCGGAAGTGTTCAACCAGACAGATGCTATTCGCGCCATGGCACAAGTTGTGGTGGAAGCACGTGACGTTCTGTATCTGGGCCGTGGCAGCATGTTCCCCGTTGCCATGGAAGGCGCGCTCAAGCTGAAGGAAATTTCCTACATTCACGCAGAAGCATATGCTGCTGGTGAAATGAAGCACGGACCTATTTCCCTTATTGATCGCACTGTGCCTATCGTGGCTACAGTGCCATCCAACGCATTGTTTGAAAAAACGCTTTCAAACTTGCAGGAAGCTAAAGCACGCGGAGGCCGCCTGCTGGTATTTACCGATACCAAAGGTGCTGAACGTGTTTCTGCCATTGCAGAACAGATGGTGGTTCTGCCCCACGTGCATGATTTTGTAGCCCCCATTCTACAAACCATTCCGGTGCAGATGCTCGCTTATGAGGTTGCTGTACTGAAAGGCACAGACGTGGATCAACCACGAAACCTCGCAAAATCTGTGACTGTGGAATAA